The Populus alba chromosome 13, ASM523922v2, whole genome shotgun sequence genome contains the following window.
GGGGGAGGCGCTGGAGAAAAAGAATGCAATGGCAAGGGAAATTGATGGTTTgatggaagagaagaaggaaaaggaaagaactaTTATGCGGTTAATGGAGGAAAATGATGCTGGCCAGAAATATAAGATCATGGCTGATGCTGAAATTGAGGATAAGAAAGGATTGGTTCAGAAATTGCTGAGAGAGAAGAATGAGATTGAGGAAGTGAAAGTTATCAAGGAGGGTGAAATTGAGAAGCTGCATGAGGAGGTGGGTCATTTAAGGGATGATATTTTTTCGATGCAAGAATCCATCAAGGATCAGGAAGTTAAGTACAAAAAAGTAGCTTCTGAAACTAGTCATTACAAAGGTGCTCTTGAGCAAGTAAGGCTTGAGAGGGATAATGCTCAAAAGAGTTTGGATGGGGAGAAAAAGATTGGCATGAATTTGAGGTCTAAAGTTTTGGAGATGGAGAAGAGAGTTGAAGAAACTGTGAAGGATTGTGCAAAGATGAAAAGCGAGCATGAGAGTCTGTTCAAGCAGAAGAAGGAAATGGAAACCCAAGTTTCTTTGCTGGAGAAGGAAAAAGATTTGGTACAAAAGCATCTCACAGAGGCAGAGGGGAAAATAATTGACTTGAGGAACAAAATGGAGCCAGCTGGCACTATTTCAGATAGAGCACTAACCATGTTGAAGAGCACTGTTGCATTGTTGTGTGAATCGAACAATGGAAAAGAAGAGATGACTGTTACTGAAAAGATGCTTGACAGTGAAATTGAACCATATGCGAGTGAGCTGGAAGTTATCAAGACTGCTTTTAGAAACAAGGAGACAATGGTGGAGGACATGAAGCAGCAAGTAGAATACCTGAGTGATTCTGTGGCAAAggcaaagaagaagaacagcCTTCTGAGTGTAATGTCTTCGGCAACTACAGTTGTCGCTGCAGCAGTTTCTCTTGCATATGTTGCTAGAGTACGTTGATGATCAATTTTCCCTTTCTAGGCATGTTGCTTTAGTCCTACAATTAAGTCATGCTTAATCAAGCTCTACCTTAGAGCAGAGTTATGCCATCTTGGTAATCTTAACTTTCGTTTTAGATGATGTCTGAAAACCTGACATTGCAACAACAGGTGGTTTTTTCAACAGCCTAGTGGCTACCATCTATATCTTGCTCATGTGCTTTGCATAATTTGTGGGAAATGTTCAACCACACTCTAGCACAATAAGCAGGGCATGTTTCGGGACGTTATTGTGCTCTCCTATAACTATAGTGGTTTAGTGAACTCTTTTGATTGCTCTAGTTTGGTTGTCTTGAATAACTGGAGTATATTTCCTTCTTGCCATAACGGTTTCGTATGGCTCTTGGATAATTGGATTTCTTCCCAACCGGAAAGTACATGTGCCTGAATTAAAACCTTAGATCATTCTTGGACTGCTTATCAGGAGTTCCATTGTACCTCATTCTTTTTGgttcatatttcatgttggcaTAATATTCTATTATGAGAAATCCAGTGATTGTATTCAATGGAAACAAGATCCCTGGTTGTTCACATAGTTCTTTTCCAAAAAGAACCATAGGTAGGAGAGTGCAGCTAAGCTGTCATTTGCTCTGTTAGGACTGTTACTGTTATATTTTAGCCCCTTTTTCGTAGCATCAGTCTTTTGGAATTTATGTTGCTATTATAGAGGCATGAAATTCTATTCCAATTCTTAGAATTGTCACTTTCTTCGTTCCTGAACAAAACTTCCCTCAAGACTCCAGACTGTTATTAGTTATTGTGGTGCCAATGCTACGCTGGTTATACAGCTCATCTGTAACATTATGCCCTAAGCAAAGCATGTTGGGGAACCAGGTAGTGAAAGATGCAGATTTGCGAAACTCCTCttcctttcttaaaaaaaaaaatcttgttattCTGGTGATTATCTGTTGGATTTGGTGGGGGTCTGATCAGTGTTTTATGCTTTGCCAGCCACACTTCTAACctttttttcagaaattatgGCAACAACAAATCAGTGCctttcagaaaagaaaaaaattgggcCTTCTCAGTTGTGTTTTGGGTCTTTTGCTCCCTTCTGAGGCCGATAATGCTGAGTGACCTGTATCAGTAGTTGATCAAAAGGAATAAACCACAATCTAAACGGATTTGTAGCACAAATCATAGATGTCCTACTAGACTTCCCACTCATAGCTCAAACCCCACTTGAATAAGCAGTGGCTTTGATTTTCTGCTAGAAAAATATCCCTTAAAAGGGGCTGAAACAATCGGCTTAATGACAGCTAAACACCTTAAACAAGCATTAaccatttatataaaacaagcaAGATTTGCACACAATaaactaatttgtttttccttagtGCCCATTGATATGAACAAGCTATCAATGTGATTAACAATGAGTCTCCCGAGTCAATCAAAGTATCAAACAAGCCTCTCATGTCTTTGTCAAGAGCTAGCTGTTATTTAACCATTACACAAACAAGGACTAATATTCCTTCTATTGGTGGTAAGTGGTTTTAATGTGGTCCCTTTAGACATGTCCAAATTCCAACCACCACTAAATGGGCTTATATCTTTCAAAACAAgccaatttttgtattttctctgcCATTCAAGCCCTCAAATTATGCATCGACAACACGCCGTCGAGAAATGCCAAGAAAAGATCAAATCAATCTTTATCAACAGCAAAAATGGAGTACTTGGAATTCGCTTCCAATCATTTGTTGCAATACCCCCGCATCCTTTTGTAGGGATAGATATGAGGCCAGGTAACAGAATTAGTGGACTAAAAGGCAGCACGCTTTGATGCCTCTTTCCACTCGCTTCCCAATTATCCAAAAACAATCTATACCTGTATGCTATGTTAGTGTTAAGTCTTATTTAGTATCAAAGACATATCCTGCTGCATTATTGTTGCCTGGTGAGAGCCTGACTTCGGGTCTAGAGCAGAGACAGCTACTCGTAAATGTCATTGTTACACAAGCTGTCCTTTAGTGAAGTGCTTCAGGCACctttgtttttatctatttgtTCATTATAGCATCTTGTATAGCTTCATAATTCAAGGTTGGAAGTACAATTAACTGTAGAAATAGCACTCCCTTGTAAAAAACTTTCCAGCTCAAACTACACATTATTCACATGTTGCCCACTTTGCTTTTGGTTAGAACTCCAGAAGAGTACCTACAAACACACCAGACAAGCCTGCAGAGTTTTGGATGACTTAATGACTTGATACCATATCTTTGCGTTATATTTACACAACTAACCATCACAGTGATCTGAGAGTGGTTTCAGCCTCGACCATGGTCAGTTTCAACAACACACCACAGCAAAACAATCGAGATTGATGATGCTCATTATCCAGATACTGTCCATCTAGACAATCACATTTGGGTTAACTGTGCCTTGCAAAGTGTTCAAGAATTAAAACAGAAGGAGCTGCAGGTCTTCCACAAGCTTGAGTCATCTGTATAGGTACATTATCAAGGTAGATTTACATTAGAAGACATTAACAGAGCTTAAGTTATTTAGGGGCCCACAATTCCGAAACTGCTTTCAATCCTTAACATAAAACCTTGTGATTCTCACAGCATAACAATATAAGACCTGGTCTTCGGTCCAAAATACAGTCACTCTGTAACAAGATACGATATGGAAGAAAGGATACGCTCCTCTGGCAGTTACCAGGCCTCAATTTTGGAGGTGTATACTTGCATGCTTGACATTATCAGATTCAGATAAAGGTTCATCAACAATGCTTTGACAAACTCTTAAATAAGGAATCTAAAGTAAACTTTAATAGGAAACTTTGATAATTTCTAAATTCGCAATAACAGTCATATTTACAGTTGCCAGTAGaatgtgaagaagaagaaatcaaagaGAACAATACAtgacaaaaaggaaaaggcaaaatcgagtgagaaagaaaagataagcAAACACCTTTATATATACTAAATCATATCTATAAACATACAGGATCACAGTACCATGGACTTTCTTCCTATCCATGTTCTAAAATTAGCCATATAACATTAGTGAGGTTTCGACCCATAGACCCAAATGGATCAGCCACCAAATATAAACTCAGTAGTTCTGTCTTCCTCTCCTTTGGGGCTGGAAGTCAGAAAGGGTAACCTTAAATGTGGTAGGTCTGCGAAACTGAGTGAGACAGCCCCCCACTGCTACTAAAGCTTCAAAAAACTGCACCGCTCGAGTTCAGGAAAATGGATATATAACAGAACATATTCCGAACAAGCTAGATGCTGAACCACCTTCTGCACCCAGTAACAGAATCCAGATGTTTCGGAAACTTGAAGAACCAGACCTTAAGAGTAGCAGAACGCAACAACGTATGATCAATAAAACAGAAAGTACTAACACTACACAATCATATAAACAGCAAACAACACGTAATTAGCCAAAGAGGAATCGTCAAGCTTCGGTCAAGTATGGCTTCCGGTTGGTATAGTTAACCCTACTAACAGTTAGGACTCACAAATTCACTTATCTCATTCATCACTGTATGGAAGTGATTGTTATTGGGTAACAAGTAGAACCCTATTGTTGCTTGCTCCAGATATAAAAGTTTCACATCTTGACCAGCCTTCTTGAGACCTTCAGCATATGCCAATTGCCAGTCCTGAACAAGGTCTAAACCAGCCACCACAACAAGACTCTTGGGGAATTTCATTCCCTCAAGGCTTTTACCTTTTGGACCAAATGGATTACATGCTGGATGGTCCCTATCTTCTCCTTCAGGAAGAAATGCTCTCCAGTACCAATCTCGGTCCTGGACAGTAACAAAATATTTGCCATCTAATCGCTTCTCCGATTCTGTTCTCTCTTTCCCACCAAACATTGGGTTCAGCAGTATGTTGCCCAATACATCAATTCCTGATTCTACTGCTCTTGAAGCAACATGGTGAACAATGTTACCACCAGAGCTATCCCCAGCCAAGTATATATGAactttagaatctttcttacTCTGGAGCCATGCCCTTGAATTAACCCACTTCAGAGCAGTCCATCCATCATCATAAGCACATGGGTATCGATTTTCAGGTGCACGCCTGTAATTCACAGACACCACCACAGCCTTGCAAAGGCCCACCAGGCGGCGACAGAGAGTATCATATATAGCACTGTTTGCAGAAGAGTGAGCAAAGCTTCCACCATGAAAGAAGATTATGACAGGGACAACATCCAAGTTGATAGGCTTCTCAAGGTCAACTATATTTGGTTGTGATTCTTGCGCATCAGCCTGTCGATAGATACGGCTAAGAAGACTAGTCCCACGGTCAATGATAACATCAAATGAGAAAACCCCATCAACTGCATTTGCATTGGCAGGAACTTTCCGGTCAAGGAACTCTGCCAAGTGGCGGTTGAAAGTCCCATCAGGACGACGAAGAAGATTATAAGCCAGCTTGAAATTTGATATGAGGACCCATGTATTCAGGGGTACCACCATCTATTCAGAAAACAAAGGATCAAAATCTTCACTTTTTTCATTCCGAATAGTGAAATAGCAGGCCATAAACCATAAATGGTGATAATTTTTCACAAAATAAGTACTAGAATAACCAACAAGCAAGCAAGTAGAGACTGAAAAACACACCAACAAGCAACAGATTTATCCATAAACCAAATCATGTTCCCCGAACTAAATTGATCCAAGATTAATACGTCAAGTTCAGCATTTAAATAACCAAAACAGTACTTCCAGACCAGAAATCAGATATTCAACATGTAACAGAAACCTATCAACAAACTACCGTTATATGATCTCAGAATCCAATAaaacttcaaaacaaaacatcccAAAACCCTAATACTAATCAACTAGCTTCCTTCTTTCcacaaaaacaagaacataaaaccccaaaatatcaaacaatatGTAGCCTAAAGAATCTAAGATGCTTAAACATAAACCCCAAACTCATTTTCCTTCACCAACCGAATCAAAATCTCAAAACCCCACCAAAAACATCTAAATTTCGCTCCGAATCCAGCTGATTTTCAACTTCAAACGACCAAAACACAAACACCACAAAAAACCCATCGAAAGACACCAGCCTTGATCACCAAAAGAGTACAAAATGTAAAAGACAAAGGGAGggataaaaaaacagagagagtaCCTTGCTTTCATTGAGATTGACTTCATTACTTCCAGCCATGAAACTAATATTTCTTCTTGAAGACaatatccaaaaaaacaaaatctagtaTATCAATATAGATCCTTTTTAAGACCAGCCCAATTGAAAACTCACTTCACATAGTGTAACCAAACACAAAAGATTCCATCTTTATAGCTCTAATCACCATAACTTGCATTCAGTATCAAAGCTCATAAGAGACCACAAGATATGAAACGGGTATCCTTTAAGCTTTGCAAAATTCACAAATTTTGAGGAGGgagagagaaaaatgatggtggcAATAAATGGTAAATCTCACAAGGAGAAGTAGAAATGCGTAAGGAGTGGAGGATAAGAATTCCGGCGCATTTTAGCATGCTTGTGAAAATGAGTGGTAGAGTGCGCGCTGAGTGTTTAGTGGGATTTGAGAGACGACAAAAGTAAGCGGGCGAAAGATAACTATTGTGTGGGACCCGGtgatgtaaaaattaattttgatttctggAATGGTTTTTTAGTGATTATTACGcaataaatataagttaaaacaaaacgaataattatttatatatataaaagaaattactaAATTTGAGAAAGGAAGTAAACGAAAGCTTAAGTGCATGCGGCCGGCGCCAAGGCACGTGAGGACACACACACAGGGTCCGTCTCGAGCACTTGGCGAGCCAAGCCTGAAGCTTGTATTGCCGGTTTAAATAATGGTTTAGTGGTTTAACCAGTAGGTCAATATTATAACATagcataatcaaataaattacctaaatattatattaataaatttatatacaaaattatatatatgtatatataaaaaaaactaacatgcattatttataaaaaaaatcaggcaTGCTTTTAGCTGGAAGGATGAGCTTGCACACATTacctaaatttatataattgaaggTTGGGCCTAGGTATATTTGTTTAGACATGggttaatgatttatttttatttttgttataaagaaGGGTAGACAACACATTGTATACCCGTATTTTTTCGTGTTAAATGAAATAGATGATGTGTTGTtagtctaaaaaaataacatatcattcaatttcaataattttcaataaccAAAGGTGGTTTTGgcaattgaaaaatcaaaattcatgttttattatctaaaaaaccaagattttaattttttaaactcaaaaacatgaatattacatacacacacacatatatatatatatacatggacttccaaaaccttatttttaacatgaaatatattttaatccgGATAAAAccttaaagtgtttttaaaaaaaaacaagtcttgatttatatttttaagatatcaTTGACGgtaaaaatcatcttaattaaGTTTTTCTCTCAGAGGTAAATCTATGAATGctagaattataattattggTGCTTGAAACTTGTTCATCCGAGAGTTTTATctttcctctttatttttttgttactcTTTATCCTCCATCTTAATATTCGAGagccaaaatataaaaataaataaagttcatAACTAAATtgtaaaaagcttaaaaaacagGAACTAGAGATGAAAAATACTAGAACTTGAGtaaccaaatataaattttctgcGTCATTTGAATATTGTAAATggaaaaagattttgatttttttttatttaatcatttgaGTGATATTCGACAACCATGATAAATGAAGCGGTGGTCGGCAGTGATTACTAGATAGTAGATAGTAGGTACATGCTTATGTCATGGGCTAGTCTGGATATTTTTCACAGtaaagaataatattaaaacaataaataatttggttaaatttatataattttaataatataaataaaaaatacatcaaaacaacaaataaaaaaatcaattcaaactcCTTTAAGTTAACATGACAAATATAAGACATGATCAAGATCACGAgctaacttcataaaaaaaaataaactaaataaaataaattttaattatcaaataatatagtGCTGAGGgtacaattaaaaaagataatttaaaaataaaaaataataattcaaaccAGGTTAAGCTATTAACCTCGTTGCTATTAGCTCAAGATTAGGATAATCTcgtagaaaaaaatacaaatatcaatttctaataaattaaatattgaaaaataaggtgggaaaaaagtgaaatttaataaagaacctaaaaatatcaaactcaacttgtcttaatattttagatatgtGATCCTAGTCATGAGCCCAAGACTATTTTTATAGggaaaaaaatacctaaaaaataatgaaatactCAATCACAAAATACCAAGAGATGAAACTagtgaaaaaaaagagtaataaaaattgacccaaaacaaaacaaatagtaataaaaaataagactaAACttgacatcaaaataaattaaaattaaatgttgagaggtgaaattaaaattaatattcaataagaaaaatagtaataaataaataacaattaaaaaaataagaatcgaatataatatataaaaaagtaaatgaaatcaaatgacaagagataaattaaagaaaaaaataatatacaaaagATAATAGATAGATAGCAA
Protein-coding sequences here:
- the LOC118053235 gene encoding uncharacterized protein, yielding MAKKKATHQTQDPKQENPKDQNRNLTTQNQQPPPSMENPNEKFQSLKTLNDLLVKEAKKRREQVESLVKAKEALETELALSSKEKSKLETELGKISDGKVSLEIEKGLFCVFIETQMAEMGGFVDGLVREKKEKENEIGVLKSEVKELTMSVEAERDRLSRVCLERDMLKSDVDNWMKEADGLRDRVIELEKRERESEEEIEKLKKEYDLLVKEKKDREKEIEELKRLRGSAENNLMERVEEIEYLKREIEGIVRERNEIGVEKSEQKLKIIELEREAGELNAIISNLRKEEGILRKKVMKLEETLGEALEKKNAMAREIDGLMEEKKEKERTIMRLMEENDAGQKYKIMADAEIEDKKGLVQKLLREKNEIEEVKVIKEGEIEKLHEEVGHLRDDIFSMQESIKDQEVKYKKVASETSHYKGALEQVRLERDNAQKSLDGEKKIGMNLRSKVLEMEKRVEETVKDCAKMKSEHESLFKQKKEMETQVSLLEKEKDLVQKHLTEAEGKIIDLRNKMEPAGTISDRALTMLKSTVALLCESNNGKEEMTVTEKMLDSEIEPYASELEVIKTAFRNKETMVEDMKQQVEYLSDSVAKAKKKNSLLSVMSSATTVVAAAVSLAYVARVR
- the LOC118053236 gene encoding gibberellin receptor GID1C, which produces MAGSNEVNLNESKMVVPLNTWVLISNFKLAYNLLRRPDGTFNRHLAEFLDRKVPANANAVDGVFSFDVIIDRGTSLLSRIYRQADAQESQPNIVDLEKPINLDVVPVIIFFHGGSFAHSSANSAIYDTLCRRLVGLCKAVVVSVNYRRAPENRYPCAYDDGWTALKWVNSRAWLQSKKDSKVHIYLAGDSSGGNIVHHVASRAVESGIDVLGNILLNPMFGGKERTESEKRLDGKYFVTVQDRDWYWRAFLPEGEDRDHPACNPFGPKGKSLEGMKFPKSLVVVAGLDLVQDWQLAYAEGLKKAGQDVKLLYLEQATIGFYLLPNNNHFHTVMNEISEFVSPNC